In the Halichoerus grypus chromosome 4, mHalGry1.hap1.1, whole genome shotgun sequence genome, one interval contains:
- the LIMS2 gene encoding LIM and senescent cell antigen-like-containing domain protein 2 isoform X5 has translation MFKNDAYHPDHFSCTHCGKELTAEARELKGELYCLPCHDKMGVPICGACRRPIEGRVVNALGKQWHVEHFVCAKCEKPFLGHRHYEKKGLAYCETHYNQLFGDVCYNCSHVIEGDVVSALNKAWCVHCFSCSTCNSKLTLKNKFVEFDMKPVCKRCYEKFPLELKKRLKKLSELAARKAQPKSVGLNSA, from the exons ATGTTTAAGAATGATGCCTACCACCCAGACCACTTCAGTTGCACCCACTGTGG GAAGGAGCTGACTGCAGAGGCCCGAGAGCTGAAGGGTGAGCTCTATTGCTTGCCCTGCCATGACAAGATGGGCGTCCCCATCTGTGGGGCCTGTCGCCGGCCCATTGAGGGCCGTGTGGTCAACGCACTGGGCAAGCAGTGGCATGTGGAG CACTTTGTCTGCGCCAAGTGTGAGAAGCCATTCCTGGGGCACCGGCACTACGAGAAGAAGGGCCTGGCCTACTGTGAGACCCACTACAACCAG CTCTTTGGGGACGTCTGCTATAACTGCAGCCATGTGATCGAGGGTGATG tggTGTCAGCGCTCAACAAGGCCTGGTGCGTGCATTGCTTCTCCTGTTCCACCTGCAACAGCAAGCTCACCCTGAA GAACAAGTTTGTGGAGTTCGACATGAAGCCTGTGTGTAAGAGATGCTATGAGAAGTTCCCGCTGGAGCTGAAGAAGCGGCTGAAGAAGCTGTCGGAACTGGCCGCGCGCAAGGCCCAGCCCAAGTCCGTGGGCCTCAACTCTGCCTGA